From one Pseudomonas sp. B21-048 genomic stretch:
- a CDS encoding LuxR family transcriptional regulator: MDDLLDTIDNARTEAELLARIVSTARHLGFDYCAYGIRIPIPVTRPMVVMSNNFLPSWRQRYVQCEYIAVDPTVQHCTKSTIPIVWDEQMTQQSPQMWEEARAAGLVHGWAQSCLDGRGSGGMLTLARPSDPITTQELAANQKYMRFLVHVAHQGFLRVLTPHWQLPQEKSLSRRECEVLKWAADGKTAYEIGLILSLSRETIKFHLRNAGSKLGVHNCTATVVRATSLGLLA; this comes from the coding sequence ATGGATGATCTGCTGGACACGATCGACAATGCCCGAACCGAAGCTGAATTGTTGGCCCGGATCGTAAGCACTGCAAGACACCTAGGGTTCGACTATTGCGCCTATGGGATCCGAATACCTATACCCGTCACTCGTCCCATGGTCGTGATGAGCAACAATTTTCTGCCTTCGTGGCGACAACGCTATGTCCAATGCGAATACATTGCCGTGGACCCGACGGTACAACACTGCACGAAATCGACGATACCGATTGTCTGGGACGAGCAAATGACCCAGCAAAGCCCGCAGATGTGGGAGGAAGCCCGCGCTGCCGGACTGGTACACGGTTGGGCGCAATCCTGTCTGGACGGCCGCGGCAGCGGCGGCATGCTGACACTCGCACGCCCCAGCGACCCTATTACTACCCAAGAGCTTGCCGCCAATCAAAAATACATGCGGTTTTTGGTGCATGTCGCCCATCAGGGTTTCTTGCGCGTGCTGACACCGCACTGGCAATTACCACAGGAAAAATCGCTGTCGCGGCGCGAATGTGAAGTCCTTAAGTGGGCAGCCGACGGCAAGACCGCCTACGAGATCGGTTTGATCCTCTCTCTATCGCGGGAAACCATCAAGTTTCACCTGCGCAATGCAGGCTCGAAACTGGGCGTCCATAACTGCACCGCTACCGTAGTGCGCGCCACTTCACTGGGCTTGCTCGCCTGA
- a CDS encoding AfsA-related hotdog domain-containing protein, with amino-acid sequence MNSAYSIDPHLLHKDTPKDVLVARPRLILPSFLSAPIGAEILAGNAEDQALFKKLYRAQDGQYVLHYLPLTISAEQATTLSTFEIRLNDFYTECGDHFVLTAEFIPQQTQRYLAQHFQGVDAEIPPDQVLRMIECLEALAQWDKARRGSYLLINDTKNYYFYNKQHEHVPGLMLIEVARQAMYHYVYNHLGHQRGAVSISIEDLRISFSAYIESAYEVEIMVQQAKGLKRSQPKTIDKCAHFYQNGRLVSRLWLQGAVIKLPLFKRMRSLNYPQDHWFAPSDRLPKNILVHYADSVLQARLSLLSVLGVLVTHQAGAIDWSTVSTVSLYIEGGGFLSLPVASTCSTSEPDQRVLVFGKLSKDQASELRETIKCHCFFAGQMQSAAASSPAPLAHEQTVA; translated from the coding sequence ATGAACAGCGCATACTCGATTGACCCTCACCTGTTGCACAAAGACACACCCAAGGATGTCCTGGTCGCTCGACCAAGGCTGATTCTGCCCAGCTTTCTCAGTGCTCCGATCGGCGCCGAAATACTGGCTGGCAACGCGGAGGATCAGGCCCTGTTCAAGAAACTGTACCGTGCACAAGATGGCCAGTATGTGCTGCACTATCTGCCCTTGACCATCAGCGCGGAACAGGCGACCACACTCTCCACCTTCGAGATCCGCCTGAACGATTTCTATACCGAGTGCGGCGACCACTTCGTCCTCACGGCTGAATTCATCCCTCAGCAGACCCAACGCTACCTTGCCCAGCATTTTCAGGGCGTTGATGCCGAGATACCGCCCGACCAAGTATTACGCATGATCGAATGCCTTGAAGCGCTCGCGCAGTGGGACAAGGCCAGGCGGGGGTCTTATCTGTTGATCAACGACACCAAAAATTACTACTTCTACAACAAGCAGCACGAACATGTGCCTGGCCTGATGCTGATCGAAGTGGCCAGGCAAGCCATGTACCACTATGTCTACAACCACTTGGGACACCAGCGCGGCGCAGTTTCCATTTCCATCGAAGACTTGCGCATTTCCTTCAGTGCCTACATCGAATCGGCCTATGAAGTCGAAATCATGGTGCAGCAGGCCAAGGGCCTCAAACGATCACAGCCCAAGACCATCGACAAGTGCGCGCACTTCTATCAGAACGGTCGGCTGGTGTCGCGTCTTTGGCTGCAAGGCGCAGTGATCAAGTTACCGCTGTTCAAACGCATGCGCTCGTTGAACTACCCTCAGGATCACTGGTTTGCCCCCTCCGATCGCTTGCCCAAGAACATTCTCGTGCATTACGCCGATAGCGTGTTGCAAGCCAGGCTGAGCCTGCTCTCGGTACTGGGAGTGCTGGTGACTCATCAAGCCGGGGCCATCGATTGGAGCACGGTCAGTACCGTATCGCTCTACATCGAAGGGGGTGGTTTCCTCAGCCTGCCAGTTGCTTCGACCTGCTCCACCAGCGAACCCGATCAGCGGGTGCTGGTGTTCGGCAAGCTGTCCAAGGACCAGGCCAGCGAGCTCCGTGAAACGATCAAGTGCCACTGCTTCTTTGCCGGACAGATGCAATCGGCCGCTGCCTCTTCGCCTGCCCCACTCGCCCACGAGCAAACCGTGGCATGA
- a CDS encoding Lrp/AsnC family transcriptional regulator has protein sequence MQKKLSKRISLDDTDLAILALLQEDASISNAELSERLSLSLTPCWRRRKRMEEAGVIKGYQANLDRRMLGLDIMAFVHIRFSTHADHAPDAFEAVIAQLPEVLSCHKITGDADYVLQVLAEDLDSYSDFIEQVLRRQVGIASIQSSLALREVKTSSRIAIPKSSKE, from the coding sequence ATGCAGAAAAAATTATCCAAACGCATCAGTCTCGACGATACCGACTTGGCAATCCTCGCATTGCTGCAAGAAGATGCGAGTATCTCCAACGCTGAGCTCAGTGAGCGCTTGTCGTTAAGCCTGACACCTTGCTGGAGACGGCGTAAGAGAATGGAGGAGGCGGGCGTGATCAAGGGCTATCAGGCGAACCTTGATCGACGAATGCTGGGGCTGGATATCATGGCGTTCGTGCACATCCGTTTTTCCACCCACGCCGATCACGCTCCCGACGCTTTCGAGGCGGTGATTGCTCAATTACCTGAAGTGTTGTCCTGTCACAAGATCACCGGGGATGCCGATTACGTGCTGCAAGTTTTGGCAGAGGATCTTGATAGCTACAGTGATTTTATCGAGCAGGTGCTCAGGCGTCAGGTGGGTATTGCGTCCATCCAGTCCAGTCTGGCTTTACGCGAGGTCAAGACCAGTAGCCGTATAGCGATACCCAAATCAAGCAAGGAGTGA
- a CDS encoding bifunctional diguanylate cyclase/phosphodiesterase, with translation MLLSSYNSVFVAFSLIVAILASYTALNMASRVSSSTGRASALWLIGGSFAMGFGIWSMHFIGMLAFNLPISLGYDVPLTLLSLLIAIASSAFALWLVCQRDLPWGRLALGGLLMGTGIASMHYTGMAAMLMTPNVIYIPWIFALSIVIAVLASGAALWIAFRLRRDSTRATYARIGASLVMGCAIVGMHYTGMAAAQFPVGSFCGAANNGIDTKWLAVLVIVVSLAVFAIALIVSMLDVRTNLLAISLDQANSELVQLALHDNLTKLPNRVLLNDRLEQAIQKSAREKRHFAVLFMDLDGFKAVNDVYGHHVGDLLLIEVSRRILDTKRCEDTIARLGGDEFVLLIDPGAPEDAAALAQRLIESIGSPFSIAGNSLHVSVSIGIALFPMDGLTAHELLVNADAAMYHAKELGRNGYCFFESTMNTNAHQQMQLQQDLRQALDRGEFLLHYQPKMLAPNGPMIGVEALLRWQNPELGLVPPDRFLPLAERTGLIIPIGNWVIDEACRQMREWHDEGHQDWSIAVNLSTVQLGHASLVDVVRTALARHSLDARHLILEVTESTAMRDAEASLVILERLSELGLSISIDDFGTGYSSLLYLKRLPANELKIDRGFVTELAQGNDDAAIVSAIIALGKTLGLKIVAEGVETAEQQELLTRLGCNTLQGYLLGSPLPAELLLKSLTATAISESTLTD, from the coding sequence ATGCTTCTCAGCAGTTACAACAGTGTTTTTGTCGCTTTTTCTCTGATTGTCGCCATTCTTGCCTCTTACACGGCCCTTAACATGGCCAGTCGAGTCTCCAGCTCCACGGGAAGAGCATCCGCGTTATGGCTGATAGGTGGCTCGTTCGCGATGGGGTTCGGCATCTGGTCGATGCACTTTATCGGCATGCTCGCCTTCAATCTGCCCATTTCCCTAGGCTATGACGTACCTCTCACACTCCTGTCGCTACTGATTGCCATCGCCTCATCGGCCTTTGCCCTATGGTTGGTTTGTCAACGGGATCTACCGTGGGGCCGCCTGGCTCTGGGTGGCCTGTTGATGGGCACCGGCATTGCCTCCATGCACTACACCGGCATGGCCGCAATGTTGATGACGCCGAACGTGATCTATATTCCCTGGATATTTGCCCTGTCCATTGTCATCGCGGTTCTTGCCTCAGGGGCGGCCCTGTGGATCGCCTTCCGTCTGCGCAGAGACTCAACAAGGGCTACCTATGCCCGTATCGGTGCGTCGCTGGTGATGGGGTGTGCCATCGTCGGCATGCATTACACCGGGATGGCGGCTGCGCAGTTTCCTGTCGGCAGCTTCTGCGGGGCGGCAAACAACGGCATCGATACCAAGTGGCTGGCAGTGCTGGTAATCGTGGTGAGTTTGGCAGTATTCGCCATTGCCTTGATTGTTTCCATGCTGGATGTGCGTACTAACCTGCTGGCGATCTCACTCGATCAGGCCAACAGCGAACTGGTTCAGCTGGCATTGCACGACAACCTGACCAAGCTGCCCAATCGTGTCCTGCTGAATGACCGGTTGGAGCAGGCCATTCAAAAATCCGCACGGGAAAAACGCCATTTTGCGGTGCTGTTCATGGACTTGGATGGCTTCAAGGCCGTCAACGATGTCTACGGGCATCACGTTGGCGACCTTCTACTGATCGAAGTCTCGCGACGAATCCTCGACACCAAACGCTGCGAGGACACCATTGCGCGCCTGGGTGGTGACGAGTTTGTTTTATTGATTGATCCGGGTGCGCCCGAAGATGCTGCGGCGCTGGCACAAAGGCTGATCGAGAGCATTGGCAGCCCCTTCAGTATCGCCGGCAATAGCCTGCATGTATCAGTCAGTATTGGTATTGCATTGTTCCCCATGGATGGTCTTACCGCGCACGAGCTGCTGGTCAACGCAGATGCCGCGATGTACCACGCCAAGGAACTGGGGCGTAATGGGTACTGCTTCTTCGAAAGCACGATGAACACCAATGCTCATCAACAAATGCAACTTCAACAAGATCTACGCCAGGCGCTGGATCGAGGTGAATTCCTCCTGCATTACCAGCCTAAAATGCTCGCCCCCAACGGCCCGATGATTGGGGTCGAGGCTTTGTTACGCTGGCAAAATCCCGAACTGGGCTTAGTCCCGCCGGATCGTTTTCTACCACTCGCGGAAAGAACTGGCTTGATTATTCCCATTGGTAATTGGGTAATCGACGAAGCCTGTCGCCAGATGCGCGAGTGGCACGACGAAGGCCATCAGGACTGGAGCATTGCGGTCAATCTGTCCACCGTTCAACTGGGGCATGCCAGTCTGGTGGATGTCGTGCGCACGGCTCTAGCGCGTCATTCGCTGGATGCTCGCCACCTGATTCTTGAGGTCACTGAATCTACGGCGATGCGCGATGCCGAAGCCAGCTTGGTGATCCTGGAACGCCTGTCGGAACTGGGGCTGAGCATTTCCATCGACGACTTCGGGACAGGCTACTCCAGTTTGCTCTACCTTAAACGTCTACCAGCCAATGAGCTGAAAATCGATCGGGGATTTGTCACCGAATTGGCTCAGGGCAATGACGATGCGGCGATTGTTTCGGCAATTATTGCACTGGGCAAGACGTTAGGTCTAAAGATTGTGGCCGAAGGTGTGGAGACCGCAGAACAGCAAGAATTGCTCACTCGCTTAGGCTGTAACACTTTACAGGGATATTTACTCGGAAGCCCGTTGCCGGCAGAACTGTTGCTCAAAAGTCTAACTGCAACAGCGATTTCCGAGTCCACGCTGACTGATTGA
- a CDS encoding helix-turn-helix transcriptional regulator, whose amino-acid sequence MTQPKISSIAYLIAEPVRAVILITLSDGGSLSASALADAAGVTPQTASSHLAKLLDGGLLTVEIKGRNRFYQLAGPDVSHVLESLAAVSPQTSSWRSLPNRAAHELRFARCCYDHLAGQVGVAVAQGMLEREFIVECNEREYAPTPRGIEWMQSLNLDSGELCFEAHGQARRCLDWTERQHHIAGPLGAHLLDTFCNLGWMRRSTGTRAVTITGDGWRALKHHLGVQHLHDLETLARPLVSA is encoded by the coding sequence ATGACCCAGCCTAAAATTTCTTCCATCGCCTACTTAATCGCTGAACCCGTGCGGGCGGTCATCCTGATCACCCTGTCCGACGGTGGCTCGTTGTCAGCCAGCGCACTGGCGGACGCCGCCGGTGTCACACCACAGACCGCCAGTTCGCACTTGGCAAAACTGCTCGATGGCGGACTGCTGACTGTTGAGATAAAGGGGCGCAACCGTTTCTATCAATTGGCAGGCCCCGACGTTTCCCATGTGTTGGAAAGCCTCGCAGCCGTCTCCCCACAAACCAGTTCCTGGCGCAGTCTGCCCAATCGCGCCGCCCATGAACTGCGTTTTGCCCGTTGTTGCTACGATCATCTGGCCGGTCAAGTTGGCGTCGCGGTGGCTCAAGGCATGCTTGAGCGCGAGTTCATCGTCGAGTGCAATGAGCGTGAATATGCGCCTACCCCTCGCGGCATTGAATGGATGCAATCCCTCAATCTGGACAGCGGCGAGCTGTGTTTCGAAGCTCATGGCCAGGCTCGCCGATGCCTGGACTGGACCGAAAGGCAGCACCACATAGCCGGACCGCTGGGTGCACACCTGCTGGATACCTTCTGCAACCTGGGCTGGATGCGCCGATCCACAGGCACTCGCGCCGTGACCATCACCGGTGATGGCTGGAGAGCGCTCAAGCACCATTTAGGAGTCCAACACTTGCATGATCTTGAAACGCTGGCGCGCCCGCTTGTTTCCGCCTGA
- a CDS encoding acyl-homoserine-lactone synthase, producing MYMTTGTRLTLPIELWQALLLYRYRVFVEKLGWHLDCAIGEELDQFDRDDTVYVIAHQGPRIVGVARLLPTHKPYLLGEVFPQVIGDQALPRSADIWEISRFAAVDLQQRTFTGHSLSSPNAVALLHEVLKVAARHEARQLITVSPPGITRLLRKAGFDAHCEDKLTVIDGHKIMVNWIRVPPSLVDREVA from the coding sequence ATGTATATGACCACGGGTACGCGCCTTACATTACCGATAGAACTGTGGCAGGCCCTGCTGCTATATCGCTATCGCGTATTTGTCGAGAAGCTTGGATGGCATCTGGACTGTGCGATCGGTGAGGAACTGGATCAATTCGATCGCGACGACACGGTATACGTGATCGCCCATCAAGGCCCGCGCATCGTCGGAGTAGCGCGGCTGCTGCCCACGCACAAGCCCTATCTGCTGGGAGAAGTGTTTCCCCAGGTGATCGGCGACCAGGCACTCCCTCGTTCCGCGGACATCTGGGAAATCTCCCGTTTTGCCGCCGTCGACCTGCAACAACGGACCTTCACTGGCCATTCACTGTCATCGCCGAACGCCGTGGCGCTACTGCACGAAGTGCTCAAGGTCGCGGCTCGCCACGAGGCTCGCCAATTGATCACGGTATCTCCGCCGGGGATTACCCGATTGTTGCGCAAAGCGGGCTTCGATGCTCATTGCGAGGACAAGCTGACCGTAATCGACGGGCACAAGATCATGGTCAACTGGATCAGGGTACCGCCCAGCCTTGTTGATCGAGAAGTGGCCTGA
- a CDS encoding DUF2867 domain-containing protein, which translates to MKTPNDQIPPCASLVAAHHELGFLHSASAIIDTEATVFELYCLMTAATPAWLKGAFRLRDSISQHFHVERIGGFSGVTPQCVPAVGEKLDFFTVEVISAQKLVLTSRDTHLAVMVSIDATLTQRRCLHITTSVKTFNTFGRLYMLPVAPVHGVIINLLLSHLPLHSPTRSLEIATHEQRILD; encoded by the coding sequence ATGAAGACGCCGAACGACCAGATCCCACCGTGCGCCAGCCTGGTGGCCGCGCACCATGAACTGGGTTTTCTGCATTCGGCCAGCGCGATCATCGACACCGAAGCCACGGTATTCGAACTGTACTGCCTGATGACGGCCGCCACGCCCGCTTGGCTCAAAGGCGCGTTCAGGCTGCGCGACAGTATCTCGCAGCACTTTCACGTCGAGAGGATCGGCGGGTTCTCGGGCGTTACACCACAGTGCGTCCCGGCGGTCGGCGAAAAGCTCGATTTCTTCACCGTCGAGGTCATCAGCGCACAGAAGCTGGTACTGACCTCACGCGATACCCATCTGGCGGTCATGGTCTCGATCGATGCAACACTCACGCAACGGCGTTGCCTGCATATCACCACCTCCGTCAAGACCTTCAATACTTTCGGCCGCCTGTACATGCTGCCGGTGGCGCCGGTACATGGGGTCATCATCAATCTTTTGCTGTCCCATCTCCCCCTACATTCCCCAACTCGCTCACTGGAGATCGCAACTCATGAACAGCGCATACTCGATTGA
- a CDS encoding MFS transporter, which translates to MDVVLFVFRLGSIVGLWLVGATIDRRLQFLIIASVLIFAFASLSLGLWGSIPAMIYPSVAVWGLAVGGFATITQTALSRLAGDSVDVAQSMYTTAWNTAVASGGVVGGVLLAQAGSTSFPWGIIGILVVSLAGVIFSMNKALPSPRDS; encoded by the coding sequence TTGGATGTTGTTCTTTTTGTTTTCAGGCTAGGTTCCATCGTCGGCCTGTGGCTCGTGGGGGCAACAATTGATCGCCGGTTGCAATTTCTCATCATCGCGAGTGTTCTTATATTTGCTTTTGCCTCCCTGTCGCTAGGGCTTTGGGGCAGTATCCCCGCGATGATCTATCCCTCTGTCGCGGTTTGGGGGCTAGCTGTCGGAGGATTTGCAACGATTACCCAGACGGCATTGTCTCGCTTGGCCGGCGACTCCGTTGATGTCGCCCAGTCGATGTACACCACAGCCTGGAATACCGCTGTTGCCAGTGGTGGAGTCGTCGGTGGTGTTCTGCTGGCGCAGGCTGGGTCGACGTCATTTCCATGGGGCATTATCGGAATTTTGGTTGTTTCGTTGGCCGGTGTGATCTTCTCGATGAACAAGGCGCTGCCCTCACCTCGTGACTCTTGA
- a CDS encoding NAD(P)H-dependent oxidoreductase, whose translation MKKVIVISGHPDLSVSRVNIAIMSKISHRGVKVHSLACAVTPTGFDIRAEQALLDAHDRIVLLFPLYWYSCPAIMKQWIDEVFTPGYAYARGGDKLKNKEFLIIATVGVPSIGYRAGGFNRYTLDELLRPLQQTVAYVKGIYLPVVGVYESVFIDDESIDVTAQNVAEQVVEDQASADRLYENMLLQAEQAQVALLQ comes from the coding sequence ATGAAAAAAGTCATTGTCATTTCTGGCCATCCTGATCTCTCGGTTTCCCGCGTCAATATCGCGATCATGAGCAAGATCAGCCATCGTGGCGTCAAGGTCCATAGCCTGGCCTGCGCGGTAACGCCCACCGGGTTCGATATTCGTGCAGAGCAGGCGTTGCTCGATGCCCATGACCGCATCGTGTTGCTGTTTCCGCTGTATTGGTATTCCTGCCCGGCAATCATGAAGCAGTGGATCGACGAAGTGTTCACCCCCGGCTATGCCTACGCACGCGGCGGCGACAAGCTCAAGAACAAGGAATTCTTGATCATCGCCACAGTGGGTGTGCCATCCATAGGCTACCGCGCTGGCGGGTTCAACCGTTACACACTGGATGAATTGCTCAGGCCTTTGCAGCAGACGGTGGCGTACGTCAAAGGTATCTACCTGCCTGTCGTCGGGGTTTACGAATCGGTATTCATCGATGACGAGTCAATCGACGTCACCGCTCAGAACGTCGCCGAACAGGTTGTCGAGGACCAGGCATCCGCCGACCGGCTCTACGAAAACATGCTGTTGCAAGCCGAGCAGGCGCAAGTCGCCCTGTTGCAATAA
- a CDS encoding group II intron maturase-specific domain-containing protein, producing MVDTIKHWRIHRSTTDDLRDFSRRYNAVIRGWIEYYGKFWYRNFSYRLWSALQSRLLKWMKSKYRISIRQAEHRLRLVRRENPELFAHWYLLRASNV from the coding sequence ATGGTAGACACGATCAAACACTGGCGCATCCATCGATCCACTACGGATGACCTGAGGGATTTTTCTCGCAGGTACAACGCTGTGATTCGAGGATGGATCGAATACTACGGTAAATTCTGGTACAGAAACTTCAGCTACCGATTGTGGAGCGCGTTGCAATCGCGCCTGCTCAAATGGATGAAGAGCAAGTACCGAATCTCTATACGTCAAGCGGAGCATCGGCTGCGTCTTGTTCGAAGAGAGAATCCGGAGCTGTTCGCGCATTGGTATTTACTACGTGCATCGAATGTGTGA
- a CDS encoding MFS transporter → MEIKSRYQRQVLIATSLSYVVVILDTSIVNVALESISQTFDSDITGLQWVINAYTLTFASLLLTGGLLGDRCGARKIYGLGLVLFAVASALCGLATDLLQLVAARVLQGVGASMLVPCSLMLINNAYPQTYQRASAIGVWAGCGGIAMAAGPLVGGVLIELFGWRSIFLINVPIALVGVWLTSRIPPSPPLAPNRHLDFTGQVAAIVALATSVAVLIEGAKLGWNSEWVYAGIILACAAWCVFLVTESRHKDPMLPLHYFRNPVFTGATFLSLISALVFYGLFFLLSLYFQTNRGWSPLDTGLAFLPLTAMVTLGSFTCGRLTRAYGPRAVLCTGFGLYTLGFIGLFALASDALYWRIALCYPAVGFGAGIITPAATSALMSVVDRAKAGVAAGTLNASRQSGSAFGVAIFGALLTSIQPLNEAIYIAVSVAIGLSLLAMAVSALVLKTPAAQTVGS, encoded by the coding sequence ATGGAAATCAAGAGTCGCTACCAACGACAGGTTCTGATCGCTACAAGCCTCAGTTACGTCGTTGTCATTCTCGATACTTCAATCGTCAACGTGGCACTGGAATCCATTTCTCAGACATTTGATTCGGATATCACCGGGCTACAGTGGGTGATCAACGCTTATACATTGACGTTCGCCAGTTTACTGCTGACGGGCGGTTTATTGGGCGACCGTTGCGGGGCAAGAAAGATCTACGGCCTTGGTCTGGTCTTGTTTGCGGTTGCTTCTGCATTATGTGGTCTGGCAACTGACCTGCTTCAACTGGTCGCTGCCCGAGTGCTGCAGGGGGTGGGTGCGTCCATGTTGGTGCCGTGCTCACTGATGCTGATCAACAATGCCTACCCGCAGACCTATCAACGGGCGAGTGCCATCGGTGTCTGGGCAGGTTGTGGTGGTATTGCCATGGCGGCCGGGCCTCTTGTTGGCGGCGTGCTGATCGAGTTGTTTGGCTGGCGCAGTATCTTTTTGATCAATGTGCCCATCGCTCTGGTCGGCGTATGGCTGACGTCGCGTATTCCTCCTTCGCCTCCATTGGCACCTAATCGCCATCTGGACTTCACCGGCCAGGTCGCCGCCATCGTCGCCCTGGCCACTTCGGTGGCAGTGCTGATCGAAGGGGCAAAGCTGGGGTGGAATTCCGAATGGGTGTATGCGGGCATAATCCTGGCCTGTGCAGCCTGGTGTGTATTCCTGGTGACCGAAAGCCGGCATAAGGATCCGATGCTGCCGTTGCATTATTTCCGCAACCCGGTGTTCACAGGTGCAACCTTTCTGTCGTTGATTTCCGCGCTGGTGTTCTACGGCCTGTTCTTTCTGTTGAGCCTGTATTTCCAGACGAATCGCGGATGGTCGCCCCTGGATACCGGATTGGCATTCCTGCCCTTGACGGCAATGGTCACTCTCGGCAGTTTCACCTGCGGCCGGTTGACCCGTGCCTATGGGCCCCGAGCTGTGCTATGCACCGGGTTCGGGTTGTACACCTTGGGATTCATCGGACTGTTCGCCCTGGCCAGTGACGCGCTGTACTGGCGGATCGCACTGTGTTATCCGGCCGTGGGTTTTGGCGCCGGGATCATCACCCCGGCCGCCACTTCGGCACTGATGAGCGTGGTTGACCGCGCCAAGGCAGGGGTGGCGGCCGGCACGCTCAATGCCAGTCGACAGAGTGGCTCCGCGTTCGGCGTCGCGATATTCGGCGCGTTGCTGACCTCGATCCAACCGCTCAACGAGGCCATCTATATTGCAGTCAGCGTTGCGATTGGCTTGTCGTTGCTGGCCATGGCGGTGTCCGCATTGGTGCTGAAAACACCGGCGGCCCAAACCGTGGGAAGTTGA
- a CDS encoding NAD(P)-binding protein, translating to MNQIIIAGTGITGLTLAFSLHEKGYQVKVYESAKVIGPLGAGLNIQPYAMKVLTELGLLRKLQDKSITVAWKAPA from the coding sequence ATGAATCAAATTATTATTGCCGGCACGGGAATTACTGGACTAACGCTCGCATTTTCATTACATGAAAAAGGCTACCAGGTAAAAGTTTACGAATCGGCAAAAGTCATTGGGCCTCTGGGTGCAGGCTTGAATATCCAGCCATATGCCATGAAAGTGCTAACCGAACTAGGGCTACTGAGGAAATTGCAAGACAAGTCCATCACAGTGGCCTGGAAGGCGCCGGCGTAA
- a CDS encoding NADH:flavin oxidoreductase, translating into MSYEMSQSPLVIGQSVSLKNRLYFAPMGIDLATSDGSLSEEMLTFYQHVIDGGCAMVVLGNSSIAPSTRLHARGLCLHSDANMEKLAPLVEYGHQRDCPVVVQLQHYGAQGGTQISGQPLLCPSRSALSGSSGADLLVEMSVEDIDAVCDQFAQAALRARQAGARMVQLQASNGYLLSSFLSPWTNHRRDAYGASPLKRARFLLEVIDRIHRVTAGDLEVSVRLGIDDCLGANGQQPELLEDVVAALADAGTSAIMCSITIKETFRYMLSAHPTIQRQFVEGVRLIKSFTSLPVGYAGFIGSLQEAEDQLRLGHCDLIGMSRALFADNDLISKSLAGHEDQVQQCRFDGNCFRDKSNPQLDRVYCCVNEHYKRPAHIHYGNQ; encoded by the coding sequence ATGAGCTATGAGATGTCACAAAGCCCACTGGTGATCGGTCAGAGCGTTTCGCTGAAAAACCGATTGTATTTCGCCCCGATGGGCATCGACCTGGCCACCTCGGACGGTTCGCTGTCCGAAGAAATGCTCACTTTCTATCAACATGTGATCGATGGTGGCTGCGCCATGGTGGTGCTGGGCAACTCCTCCATAGCGCCCTCCACGCGCCTGCATGCGCGCGGCCTGTGCCTGCACAGCGATGCCAACATGGAAAAGCTCGCGCCGCTGGTGGAGTACGGCCACCAGCGGGACTGTCCGGTGGTGGTGCAACTTCAGCATTACGGAGCCCAAGGCGGCACGCAGATCAGCGGCCAGCCGTTGCTTTGCCCGAGCCGCAGTGCGTTATCCGGCAGCAGCGGCGCCGATCTCTTGGTAGAGATGAGTGTCGAGGACATCGACGCTGTCTGCGATCAGTTTGCCCAAGCGGCTCTGCGTGCCAGACAGGCCGGCGCCAGGATGGTCCAGCTTCAGGCATCCAACGGCTATCTGCTGAGCAGTTTTCTGTCGCCCTGGACCAACCATCGCCGTGACGCCTATGGCGCCAGCCCACTCAAGCGAGCGCGGTTCCTGTTGGAAGTCATCGACCGCATTCACAGGGTTACCGCTGGAGACCTGGAGGTTTCCGTGCGCTTGGGCATCGATGATTGTTTGGGCGCCAACGGGCAGCAACCGGAACTGCTCGAGGACGTCGTGGCTGCCCTGGCGGACGCCGGGACGTCGGCAATCATGTGCTCGATCACCATCAAGGAAACCTTCCGCTACATGCTTTCTGCCCATCCGACGATTCAGCGACAGTTCGTCGAAGGGGTACGCCTGATCAAGTCGTTCACCTCTCTCCCGGTCGGCTATGCCGGTTTCATTGGCTCCCTGCAGGAGGCAGAAGATCAACTGCGGCTTGGTCACTGCGATCTGATCGGCATGAGCCGAGCCCTTTTTGCCGATAACGACCTGATCAGCAAGTCACTCGCCGGTCATGAAGATCAGGTCCAGCAATGCCGGTTTGACGGTAACTGCTTTCGGGACAAGAGCAATCCGCAACTCGATCGGGTGTATTGCTGTGTGAATGAGCACTACAAGCGTCCCGCTCACATCCATTACGGGAATCAATAA